Below is a genomic region from Dasania marina DSM 21967.
ACCTGATTCAAGGTGCCATGTACACGCCACGTGTTATAAAAACCATTAATGTAGGACTGCACCAAGCGTTTCATTTGATTCATTACCATCATACCTGCCGGATAAATCCATTGTTGCTTCATTAGTGAGAAGAAACTCTCCGCACAGGCATTATCCCAGCAGTTACCACGGCGTGACTG
It encodes:
- a CDS encoding integrase core domain-containing protein; its protein translation is QSRRGNCWDNACAESFFSLMKQQWIYPAGMMVMNQMKRLVQSYINGFYNTWRVHGTLNQVPMLCYKAAV